Proteins encoded by one window of Clostridium bornimense:
- the epsC gene encoding serine O-acetyltransferase EpsC: MFKTIRHDINWILENDPAARNGFEVILLYPCIHALIMHRIAHGLYKINLKFIARLLSQISRFFTGIEIHPGAQIGKGFFIDHAMGVVIGETAVIGNDVIMYHGVTLGGTGKETGKRHPTIGNNVIIGAGAKVLGNISIGDGVKIGANSVVLKDVPPYCTAVGVPAKIVKVRKED, from the coding sequence TTGTTTAAAACAATAAGGCATGATATAAACTGGATTTTAGAAAATGATCCAGCGGCGAGAAATGGATTTGAGGTAATTTTATTATATCCATGTATTCATGCATTAATAATGCATAGAATAGCACATGGCCTATATAAAATAAATCTTAAGTTTATAGCAAGACTTTTATCGCAGATATCTAGATTTTTCACTGGTATAGAAATTCATCCAGGGGCACAAATAGGAAAAGGATTTTTTATAGATCATGCTATGGGCGTAGTTATTGGTGAAACTGCTGTAATAGGAAATGATGTTATTATGTATCATGGAGTAACATTAGGTGGTACAGGAAAAGAAACAGGAAAACGTCATCCAACCATAGGTAATAATGTTATTATTGGTGCTGGAGCAAAGGTACTAGGTAATATATCTATTGGTGATGGGGTAAAGATAGGAGCAAATTCGGTAGTACTAAAAGATGTTCCGCCTTATTGTACAGCTGTAGGTGTACCGGCTAAGATAGTGAAAGTTAGAAAAGAAGATTAA
- the sdaAB gene encoding L-serine ammonia-lyase, iron-sulfur-dependent subunit beta has protein sequence MKNYSAFDILGPIMIGPSSSHTAGAARLGKIAATIAAGEIVGVKFLLHGSFAKTYKGHGTDKALVAGILGFDPWDEEIKESFSIAKSRNIKFCFEEVVMEGAHPNTVKFIIEKSDNSISTITGSSIGGGNVIVTEINGMEIEFTGEYPTLIINHRDRPGMISRVSTIISDNNINIAFLKVYRSKKGKNASMIFEMDNVITKTILDKIEEIEDIESVTVINPIKEG, from the coding sequence ATGAAAAATTATAGCGCGTTTGATATTTTGGGACCGATAATGATAGGACCATCATCTTCCCATACTGCAGGGGCAGCTAGATTAGGAAAAATAGCGGCTACAATAGCAGCTGGTGAGATAGTAGGAGTTAAATTTTTGTTACATGGATCTTTTGCTAAAACTTATAAGGGGCATGGTACAGATAAAGCTTTAGTTGCAGGAATTTTAGGATTTGACCCTTGGGATGAAGAAATTAAAGAATCTTTTTCTATAGCAAAATCTAGGAATATTAAGTTTTGTTTTGAAGAAGTGGTAATGGAAGGAGCACATCCTAATACTGTTAAATTTATAATTGAGAAAAGTGATAATTCTATAAGTACAATAACAGGATCATCTATAGGAGGAGGAAATGTTATTGTTACAGAAATAAATGGGATGGAAATAGAATTTACGGGGGAATATCCAACACTAATTATCAATCATAGGGACAGGCCGGGAATGATATCAAGAGTAAGTACTATTATATCTGATAACAATATAAATATTGCATTTTTAAAAGTATATAGAAGTAAAAAAGGGAAAAATGCCTCAATGATTTTTGAAATGGATAATGTCATAACAAAGACTATATTAGATAAAATAGAGGAAATAGAGGATATAGAATCTGTGACAGTAATTAATCCAATTAAGGAAGGATAA
- the pssA gene encoding CDP-diacylglycerol--serine O-phosphatidyltransferase gives MSKSLIPNMFTFSNLACGVFSLLMLFKGKLEAACIFILLAAIIDRYDGRVARFLNVSSEIGKELDSLADLVSFGVAPAMLLYILNQYENLGIIGYILIILFPIAGAYRLARYNISSFDGVFTGVPITIAGCVVALYSLIILVTKMEASKVSIIISTILYLIFSYLMVSKIKLTKV, from the coding sequence ATGTCTAAAAGCTTAATTCCAAACATGTTTACTTTTTCAAACTTAGCATGTGGAGTATTTTCATTGCTAATGCTATTTAAAGGTAAACTTGAAGCTGCTTGTATTTTTATATTGTTAGCGGCCATTATTGATAGATATGACGGAAGAGTTGCAAGGTTTCTTAATGTTTCTTCTGAGATTGGTAAAGAGCTTGATTCTTTAGCGGACTTAGTGTCTTTTGGTGTCGCTCCTGCAATGTTATTATACATTTTGAATCAATATGAAAATTTAGGAATCATAGGTTATATTTTAATTATTTTATTCCCTATTGCTGGAGCATACAGACTTGCTCGCTATAATATTTCATCTTTTGATGGTGTATTTACTGGTGTACCAATAACTATTGCTGGTTGTGTCGTTGCATTATATAGTTTAATAATATTAGTGACAAAAATGGAAGCATCAAAAGTATCTATTATTATTTCAACAATATTATACTTAATTTTTAGTTACTTAATGGTCTCTAAGATTAAATTAACAAAGGTATAA
- a CDS encoding magnesium transporter, translating into MEKLYNFFFSKVYKRKVYNEYNDCIGILHDMFVMNDGGYPKIIGYQIKNGGEISSCVFRNIEFYRDMDKKITIKIRGQRDIIPNSYSYLLSKHLLYKKIVDVNGKKLVRVNDVRLASIAGDIRVVAVDPGFKGLARRYGFYKILKIAYKLVKRVPEDQLILWDNVEALDIVLDNLKLNVPYKKLSKLHPADLADILEEMDSAYRNKIFESLDEDLAADTLEEIEPEFQAELLGNLSGDKRATVLSNIPNDELADMLDEVDDETAEKILYNMEKEDADEIRSLMEYEEELVGSMMNKDFIAFNVNITAKEALDIIKEVNPDEEVIYYVYITDEEEKFKGMISFKDLVFAKENTMLKDIMKDEMLTVKDSDKVEVAIDAVNKYNLLSIPVIDAEDKLCGIIVLHDLLDEILVPSYKKRFKRVS; encoded by the coding sequence ATGGAAAAACTCTACAATTTCTTCTTTAGTAAAGTTTATAAAAGAAAGGTTTATAATGAATATAATGATTGTATTGGAATTTTACATGATATGTTTGTTATGAATGATGGAGGATATCCTAAAATTATAGGATATCAGATTAAAAATGGAGGAGAAATATCTAGTTGTGTTTTTAGAAATATTGAGTTTTATAGAGATATGGATAAAAAGATAACTATAAAGATAAGAGGACAAAGAGATATTATTCCTAATTCATATTCATATTTATTAAGTAAGCATCTTTTATATAAAAAAATAGTTGATGTTAATGGAAAAAAATTAGTTAGAGTAAATGATGTTAGATTAGCATCTATAGCTGGAGATATTAGAGTTGTGGCTGTAGATCCTGGTTTTAAAGGATTAGCAAGACGATATGGGTTTTATAAAATTTTAAAAATAGCCTATAAATTGGTGAAAAGAGTACCAGAAGATCAATTAATTTTATGGGATAATGTTGAAGCATTAGATATAGTTCTTGATAATTTAAAGCTAAATGTTCCATATAAAAAATTATCAAAGTTACATCCAGCTGATTTAGCTGATATTTTAGAAGAGATGGATTCTGCCTATAGAAATAAGATTTTTGAAAGTCTAGATGAAGATTTAGCTGCAGATACTTTAGAAGAGATAGAGCCAGAGTTTCAAGCAGAGCTTTTAGGTAATCTTAGTGGAGATAAGAGAGCAACGGTATTATCAAATATTCCTAATGATGAATTGGCAGATATGTTAGATGAAGTAGATGATGAGACTGCTGAAAAAATATTATATAATATGGAAAAAGAAGACGCAGATGAAATAAGATCTCTTATGGAATATGAAGAAGAATTAGTTGGAAGTATGATGAATAAAGATTTTATTGCTTTTAATGTCAATATAACAGCAAAGGAAGCTTTAGATATAATAAAAGAAGTCAATCCAGATGAAGAGGTTATCTATTATGTATATATAACTGATGAGGAAGAAAAGTTTAAAGGTATGATTTCTTTTAAAGATTTAGTATTTGCAAAGGAAAATACTATGTTAAAAGATATAATGAAAGATGAAATGTTAACAGTGAAAGATAGTGATAAAGTTGAAGTTGCAATAGATGCTGTGAATAAATATAATTTATTATCTATACCTGTTATTGATGCAGAAGATAAATTATGCGGAATAATAGTTTTACATGATTTACTTGATGAAATTTTAGTTCCAAGCTATAAGAAAAGATTTAAAAGAGTGAGTTAA
- a CDS encoding YgiQ family radical SAM protein — MKINTQFMPISKADLKERNIDQLDFIIITGDAYVDHPSFGTAIIGRTLEHAGFTVGVIAQPNWKDVEAFKVLGEPRLGFLINSGNIDSMVNHYTAAKKKRSDDFYSPGGKAGYRPDRAVIIYCNKAREAYKNVPIIIGGIEASLRRFAHYDYWSDKVRRSILIDSKADLLIYGMGEKTVVEIAELLNYGKPVKNITSVRGTVYATSSIDKLDKYLTCPSFEEVIESKKAYNEAFKIQSQEQDAIRGKGIIQKHGDRYVVQNPPQFSLTEEEMDITYNLPYTRTYHPIYEKDGGIPAIQEVKFSITSHRGCYGSCSFCALTFHQGRTIQNRSSDSIVEEGKLLTTMKDFKGYINDVGGPTANFRHKACKVQEKVGVCKTKQCIFPTPCKNLKIDHTEYLSVLRKLRAIPKVKKVFVRSGIRYDYLIYDENQKFFEELCKYHISGQLKVAPEHISDKVLAQMGKPTQEVYDKFAKKYFEINNKLGMKQYLVPYLMSSHPGSDLNAAIELALYIKKMGYMPEQVQDFYPTPGSLSTTIYYTGVNPITGKKVYVPKNGREKSMQRALLQFHNPKNYDLVKEALIKAGREDLIGNGKNCLIPYHKPRVHNDKTKNHDSKYSKKAQFTKTQTEKKNINFKNSKKRKNKN; from the coding sequence ATGAAAATAAATACACAATTTATGCCAATATCTAAGGCGGATTTAAAAGAAAGAAATATTGATCAATTAGATTTTATAATTATAACAGGTGATGCCTATGTAGACCACCCCTCCTTTGGTACAGCAATAATTGGTCGTACCTTAGAACATGCTGGATTTACTGTCGGCGTAATAGCACAACCTAACTGGAAAGATGTCGAGGCATTTAAAGTTCTTGGTGAGCCTAGATTAGGTTTTCTAATAAACTCTGGTAACATAGATTCTATGGTAAATCATTATACAGCAGCAAAAAAGAAAAGAAGTGATGATTTTTACTCTCCTGGTGGCAAAGCAGGTTATCGTCCTGATAGAGCAGTAATAATATATTGTAACAAAGCCAGAGAGGCATACAAAAATGTACCTATCATAATTGGTGGTATAGAGGCCTCGCTTAGACGTTTTGCTCACTATGATTATTGGAGTGATAAAGTAAGACGTAGCATATTAATAGACAGTAAAGCTGATCTTTTAATCTATGGTATGGGAGAAAAAACTGTTGTTGAAATAGCAGAGCTTTTAAATTACGGAAAGCCAGTTAAAAATATTACAAGTGTCCGTGGTACAGTATATGCTACTTCTTCCATAGATAAATTAGATAAATACTTAACCTGTCCATCATTTGAGGAGGTTATAGAAAGCAAAAAAGCTTATAACGAAGCTTTCAAAATTCAATCGCAAGAGCAAGATGCTATTAGAGGCAAAGGAATAATTCAAAAACACGGTGATAGATATGTAGTACAAAACCCTCCCCAATTCTCTTTAACTGAGGAAGAAATGGATATAACTTATAATTTGCCTTATACTAGAACATATCATCCTATCTATGAAAAAGATGGAGGAATACCAGCAATACAGGAAGTAAAATTCTCTATAACTTCTCACAGAGGTTGCTATGGCTCTTGTTCATTTTGCGCACTAACATTCCATCAAGGACGTACTATCCAAAATAGAAGTAGTGACTCTATCGTAGAAGAAGGTAAATTACTGACAACTATGAAAGATTTTAAAGGATATATTAATGATGTTGGGGGACCTACTGCTAACTTTAGACATAAAGCTTGTAAGGTGCAAGAAAAAGTCGGTGTATGTAAAACTAAACAATGTATTTTCCCAACTCCATGTAAGAATCTAAAAATAGATCATACAGAGTATTTAAGTGTTTTAAGAAAACTTAGAGCTATACCTAAGGTAAAAAAGGTATTTGTTCGTTCTGGTATCAGATATGATTATTTAATCTATGATGAAAATCAGAAATTTTTTGAAGAATTATGTAAATATCATATTTCTGGTCAACTTAAAGTTGCACCTGAACATATTTCTGACAAAGTATTAGCTCAAATGGGTAAACCTACTCAAGAGGTATATGATAAATTTGCTAAAAAATACTTTGAAATAAATAACAAATTAGGCATGAAGCAATATCTTGTTCCATATTTAATGTCTTCACATCCAGGTAGTGATTTAAATGCAGCAATAGAATTGGCTCTATACATTAAAAAGATGGGTTATATGCCTGAACAAGTACAAGATTTTTATCCAACACCAGGATCTCTTTCTACAACAATATATTATACTGGTGTAAATCCTATAACCGGTAAGAAGGTATATGTTCCTAAAAACGGAAGAGAAAAATCTATGCAAAGAGCCTTATTACAATTCCATAATCCTAAAAATTATGATCTTGTAAAAGAAGCACTAATTAAGGCTGGTCGTGAAGATTTAATAGGTAATGGTAAGAATTGTTTAATACCATATCATAAACCTAGAGTTCATAATGATAAGACAAAGAATCATGATTCTAAATATTCTAAAAAAGCTCAATTTACTAAAACTCAAACAGAAAAGAAAAATATCAATTTTAAAAATTCTAAGAAAAGAAAAAATAAGAACTAG
- a CDS encoding rubrerythrin family protein, with amino-acid sequence MKLMGSKTEKNLLRTFAGESRARTMYSLYGEKAEKEGLHYIAKVFQLTSDNELAHAREVFNDYLKMNGCTIENLLAAVAGEKEENEEIYKQFENDAREEGFTEIADFYKEVREVEAEHAKRYEELAKKLENKTLYKSNTEIKWQCMNCGYIYIGTEAPERCPLCHYPQGYFKRFCEDYK; translated from the coding sequence ATGAAACTAATGGGCAGTAAGACAGAAAAAAATCTGCTTAGAACTTTTGCCGGTGAATCAAGAGCTAGAACAATGTATTCTTTATATGGAGAAAAGGCAGAAAAGGAAGGCCTACATTATATTGCCAAAGTTTTTCAGTTAACATCAGATAATGAATTAGCTCATGCGAGAGAGGTTTTCAATGATTATTTAAAAATGAATGGATGTACAATAGAAAATCTATTGGCAGCTGTAGCAGGAGAAAAAGAAGAAAACGAAGAGATATATAAGCAATTTGAAAATGATGCTAGAGAAGAAGGATTTACTGAAATTGCAGACTTTTACAAGGAAGTAAGAGAAGTAGAAGCAGAGCATGCTAAAAGGTATGAAGAATTAGCTAAGAAGCTAGAAAATAAAACTTTATACAAGAGTAATACAGAAATAAAGTGGCAATGTATGAATTGTGGATATATATATATAGGTACAGAGGCACCAGAGAGGTGTCCATTATGTCATTATCCACAAGGTTATTTTAAGAGATTTTGTGAAGATTATAAGTAG
- the sdaAA gene encoding L-serine ammonia-lyase, iron-sulfur-dependent, subunit alpha, which produces MFVNTGEELIEVCKNKGKTIWQYTVDIESKETGLSKEEIFKKMEKVLSTMKHAVDKGMKEGVESVSGIIGDDSPKLYKYSKSNETICGEFLVEAMAKALGTSEVNAAMGRIVASPTAGSCGVLPAVLLSVGEKFNFTDEQLIQGLFTASGVGILIAKNATLSGAEGGCQAEVGSASAMAAAAVVELMGGDVETALSASATVIKNFLGLVCDPVAGLVEVPCAKRNVAGTVMALSMADMALSGIVSKIPFDDTVQAMYEVGKMLPCSLRETALGGVAVTKTGLKYNEKVFG; this is translated from the coding sequence ATGTTTGTAAATACAGGAGAAGAACTTATAGAAGTTTGCAAGAACAAAGGGAAAACAATATGGCAATATACAGTAGATATTGAATCAAAGGAAACAGGACTAAGTAAAGAGGAAATATTTAAGAAGATGGAAAAGGTACTGTCTACGATGAAACATGCAGTGGATAAAGGGATGAAGGAAGGTGTAGAATCAGTATCGGGAATTATAGGGGATGATTCTCCTAAGCTATATAAATATTCAAAAAGTAATGAAACTATATGTGGAGAATTTCTTGTTGAAGCTATGGCAAAGGCTCTTGGTACTTCTGAAGTAAATGCTGCTATGGGAAGGATTGTTGCTTCACCAACAGCAGGATCTTGTGGAGTTTTACCAGCAGTATTATTAAGTGTAGGAGAAAAATTTAACTTTACTGATGAACAATTAATACAAGGATTATTTACAGCATCAGGTGTTGGGATATTAATTGCTAAAAATGCTACTTTGTCTGGTGCAGAAGGGGGATGTCAAGCTGAAGTTGGATCTGCATCAGCTATGGCAGCAGCGGCGGTGGTAGAACTTATGGGTGGAGATGTAGAAACTGCTCTAAGTGCTAGTGCTACAGTAATTAAAAATTTTTTAGGTTTGGTGTGTGATCCAGTAGCAGGGTTGGTAGAAGTGCCTTGTGCTAAAAGAAATGTAGCAGGAACAGTTATGGCTCTATCTATGGCAGATATGGCGTTAAGTGGGATAGTATCTAAGATACCATTTGATGATACAGTACAAGCTATGTATGAAGTCGGGAAGATGTTACCATGTTCACTTAGAGAGACAGCCTTAGGAGGAGTTGCTGTAACTAAGACAGGACTTAAATATAACGAAAAAGTATTTGGTTAG
- the queG gene encoding tRNA epoxyqueuosine(34) reductase QueG has product MDLDSKIRNYICSLGIDTFGAIECRKFEEIKEQLEMNKRLKLENPFEEEDIEKRINPFLLYKDGKSIISIAFPYLYPTKGEENPYFSKYTMGSDYHIVVKSYLNKILEYIKSLGGDGIALVDSNPLPERYLAKLCGVGFIGKNNMIITEKYGSYVFLGEIITNIEMKYDIPIDNKCEQCVKCIERCPTNSLNPKRKNSNICLSYITQKKDIEEKWFKVIDKRLFGCDTCQNYCPFNEDAKYSSIEEFRPKNFMKEPKISEIALLNKSDFQSKYKTTSCGWRGKNILQRNALIVSHNCNYKLDIKDKDINSPYVKEYYEKIKNKI; this is encoded by the coding sequence ATGGATTTAGATAGCAAAATTAGAAATTATATATGTTCTTTAGGCATTGATACATTTGGGGCAATAGAGTGCAGAAAATTTGAAGAGATTAAAGAACAATTAGAAATGAATAAGAGATTAAAACTAGAAAATCCTTTTGAGGAAGAAGATATAGAAAAGAGAATAAACCCATTTTTATTATATAAAGATGGAAAATCAATAATTTCAATTGCTTTTCCTTATTTGTATCCAACTAAAGGAGAAGAAAATCCATATTTTTCAAAGTATACTATGGGTTCAGATTATCATATAGTTGTAAAATCATATTTAAATAAAATATTAGAGTATATAAAAAGTTTAGGTGGAGATGGTATAGCATTAGTAGATTCTAATCCATTACCAGAGAGATATTTAGCAAAGCTATGTGGTGTTGGATTTATTGGTAAAAATAATATGATTATTACTGAAAAGTATGGTTCTTACGTATTTTTAGGAGAAATAATCACTAATATAGAAATGAAATATGATATACCTATAGACAATAAATGTGAACAATGTGTAAAATGTATAGAGAGATGTCCAACAAATTCTTTGAATCCTAAACGAAAAAATTCAAATATATGCTTATCTTATATTACACAAAAGAAAGATATAGAAGAAAAGTGGTTTAAGGTTATTGATAAAAGACTATTTGGTTGTGATACATGTCAAAATTATTGTCCTTTTAATGAAGATGCTAAGTATTCTAGTATAGAAGAATTTAGACCTAAGAACTTTATGAAAGAACCTAAGATATCAGAAATAGCATTACTTAATAAAAGTGACTTTCAAAGTAAGTACAAAACTACATCTTGCGGGTGGAGAGGAAAAAATATCCTTCAAAGAAATGCTTTGATTGTTTCACATAATTGTAATTATAAGTTGGATATAAAAGATAAAGATATAAATAGTCCTTATGTA
- a CDS encoding YegS/Rv2252/BmrU family lipid kinase, translated as MKKVKFIYNPYSGEKSIINKVDKVIKVHQKHGYSIIPYRIELDNGLENAFEDINEGFEYVLVAGGDGTIDKAVNYMKHNNIDIPLAVLPVGTANDFAKLLGIPRSVEKACEQIVTSEVQEIDLGKVNDDYFINVASTGLFTDVSHKTDINLKNTMGKLAYYIKGVEEVSNLRKIPIKITSEEMNIEEDMYLLLIFNGQTAGNFKLAYNAKINDGLLDVILVKAASIPQTLTLFIQILREDHLDKGNNIIHFQTKSLEIFCDENLSTDIDGELGPAFPLKISCEHNGLKMKGIKL; from the coding sequence ATGAAGAAAGTAAAATTTATATACAATCCATATTCTGGAGAGAAATCAATAATTAATAAGGTTGATAAAGTAATAAAAGTTCACCAAAAACATGGATATTCTATAATTCCATATAGAATAGAATTAGATAATGGATTAGAAAATGCATTTGAGGATATAAATGAAGGCTTTGAATATGTATTAGTTGCAGGTGGGGATGGAACTATTGATAAAGCTGTTAATTATATGAAACATAATAATATAGATATTCCGCTAGCTGTTTTACCAGTAGGAACAGCTAATGATTTTGCAAAACTTTTAGGAATTCCAAGAAGTGTAGAGAAAGCTTGTGAGCAAATAGTGACTTCAGAGGTTCAAGAGATAGATTTAGGTAAAGTAAATGATGATTATTTTATAAATGTAGCATCTACAGGACTTTTTACAGATGTATCTCATAAGACAGATATAAATTTAAAGAATACAATGGGAAAATTAGCATATTACATAAAAGGGGTAGAAGAAGTATCTAATCTTAGAAAAATACCAATCAAAATAACTAGTGAAGAAATGAATATTGAAGAGGATATGTATCTTTTATTGATATTTAATGGCCAAACGGCAGGAAATTTTAAATTAGCATATAATGCAAAAATTAATGATGGATTATTAGATGTAATATTAGTTAAAGCAGCAAGTATACCACAAACACTTACATTATTTATACAGATTCTTAGAGAAGATCATTTAGATAAGGGCAATAATATAATTCATTTTCAAACAAAGTCTTTAGAAATTTTTTGTGATGAAAATTTATCAACAGATATAGATGGTGAATTAGGTCCAGCATTTCCATTAAAAATTTCTTGTGAGCATAATGGGTTAAAGATGAAAGGGATAAAATTATAA